One genomic segment of Actinoplanes ianthinogenes includes these proteins:
- a CDS encoding STAS domain-containing protein, with protein MQVSVAHHPPNTAVLVLRGSLDIDTAPALKANLGRLVERPAPRVVVDVSGLDFCDSMGVGVLVTAHGRAMERGGWVRLAAPSGFLRRLFNTLGLSDYLPMFPDVEKAIKTD; from the coding sequence ATGCAGGTATCGGTCGCGCACCACCCACCGAACACGGCCGTCCTCGTCCTGCGCGGTTCCCTCGACATCGATACCGCGCCCGCCCTGAAGGCCAACCTCGGCCGCCTGGTCGAGCGTCCCGCCCCGCGCGTCGTCGTGGACGTCTCCGGCCTCGACTTCTGCGACTCGATGGGTGTCGGCGTCCTGGTCACCGCCCACGGCCGCGCCATGGAGCGCGGCGGCTGGGTCCGCCTGGCCGCCCCGTCCGGCTTCCTCCGCCGCCTCTTCAACACCCTCGGCCTCAGCGACTACCTCCCGATGTTCCCGGACGTAGAAAAAGCCATAAAAACCGATTAA